Proteins from a single region of Chromobacterium sp. ATCC 53434:
- a CDS encoding lipoprotein: MRTLLVCASMFLFLAACGYKGPLVLPKAPTGHHAAKPAASAPQAAVPAAASAAR, from the coding sequence ATGCGTACCCTGCTCGTCTGCGCCAGCATGTTCCTCTTTCTCGCCGCCTGCGGCTACAAGGGCCCGCTGGTGCTGCCCAAGGCCCCGACCGGCCATCATGCCGCCAAACCGGCGGCCTCGGCGCCGCAAGCCGCGGTCCCGGCCGCCGCCTCCGCCGCGCGCTGA
- a CDS encoding tetratricopeptide repeat protein: MKRLATLLLLCALAAHAAAPEVPGWSEYRSGRLAAARVAFWQAAENGDRVAAFNLAMMDWNGEAGPVDKRQALYWLRRAAELQLAQAQHALGLLAERGDGVPKSLVEATRWFTLAARQGYLPAELDLGTQYFLGRGAPQDDRLAAYWYEEAAKQGDAGAQYLIASMYEHGQGVRRDIPAAIRWYARAAAQGDPGARAKALDLARRESARRAHSASSGSFR; encoded by the coding sequence ATGAAACGGTTGGCGACGCTGTTGCTGCTGTGCGCGCTGGCCGCGCATGCCGCCGCGCCCGAGGTGCCGGGCTGGAGCGAATACCGGTCCGGCCGTCTGGCGGCCGCCCGCGTCGCCTTCTGGCAGGCGGCCGAGAACGGCGACCGGGTCGCGGCCTTCAACTTGGCGATGATGGACTGGAACGGCGAGGCCGGGCCGGTCGACAAGCGGCAGGCGCTGTACTGGCTCAGGCGCGCCGCCGAACTGCAGCTGGCGCAGGCGCAGCACGCGCTGGGCCTGCTGGCCGAGCGCGGCGACGGCGTGCCCAAATCGCTGGTCGAGGCGACCCGCTGGTTCACGCTGGCCGCCCGACAGGGCTATCTGCCGGCCGAGCTCGATCTGGGCACCCAGTACTTCCTCGGCCGCGGCGCGCCGCAGGACGACAGGCTGGCCGCCTACTGGTACGAGGAGGCGGCCAAGCAGGGCGACGCCGGCGCCCAGTATCTGATCGCCAGCATGTACGAACACGGCCAGGGCGTGCGGCGGGACATTCCGGCGGCGATACGCTGGTACGCGCGGGCCGCCGCCCAGGGCGATCCCGGCGCGCGCGCCAAGGCGCTGGATCTGGCGCGGCGCGAGAGCGCGCGCCGCGCTCACAGCGCGTCCAGCGGCAGCTTCAGATAG
- the purE gene encoding 5-(carboxyamino)imidazole ribonucleotide mutase, giving the protein MIEVGIVMGSNSDWEVMQHAARVLKSFGIACETRVVSAHRTPDLLFQYAEEAAPRGLAAIIAGAGGAAHLPGMLAAKTHVPVLGVPVPSKYLRGEDSLLSIVQMPKGIPVATFAIGEAGAANAALFAVAMLATTRPELAEKLTAFRKQQEETVLAMTLPEVE; this is encoded by the coding sequence ATGATTGAAGTCGGCATCGTGATGGGTAGCAACAGCGACTGGGAAGTGATGCAGCACGCCGCCCGCGTGCTGAAAAGCTTCGGCATCGCCTGCGAAACCCGCGTCGTCTCCGCCCACCGCACCCCGGACCTGCTGTTCCAGTACGCCGAAGAAGCCGCGCCGCGCGGCCTGGCGGCCATCATCGCCGGCGCCGGTGGCGCCGCCCACCTGCCGGGCATGCTGGCCGCCAAGACCCATGTGCCGGTGCTGGGCGTGCCGGTGCCGTCCAAATACCTGCGCGGCGAGGATTCGCTGCTGTCCATCGTCCAGATGCCCAAGGGCATACCGGTGGCCACCTTCGCCATCGGCGAGGCCGGCGCCGCCAATGCCGCGCTGTTCGCGGTGGCGATGCTGGCGACCACCCGCCCGGAACTGGCCGAAAAGCTGACGGCCTTCCGCAAGCAACAGGAAGAAACCGTGCTGGCGATGACGCTGCCGGAGGTCGAATAA
- the cyaY gene encoding iron donor protein CyaY, with product MMTESEFLQLSDAIFDRIEAAIDAQGLDADTLRQGNVLEIEFDGGDKVIVNRHAVNQEMWIAARSGGYHFSRRDGGWIASRDGAEFFATLAEAIRAGSGEAFAFAD from the coding sequence ATCATGACCGAAAGCGAATTTCTGCAATTGAGCGACGCCATCTTCGACCGCATCGAGGCGGCGATAGACGCGCAGGGCCTGGACGCCGACACCTTGCGCCAGGGCAATGTGCTGGAGATCGAGTTTGACGGCGGCGACAAGGTGATCGTCAACCGCCATGCGGTCAACCAGGAGATGTGGATCGCCGCCAGGAGCGGCGGCTACCACTTCTCGCGCCGCGACGGCGGCTGGATCGCCAGCCGCGACGGCGCCGAGTTCTTCGCCACGCTGGCCGAGGCGATACGCGCCGGCAGCGGCGAGGCTTTCGCGTTCGCCGACTGA
- a CDS encoding DNA alkylation repair protein has product MAPSAEPTELRALLSAAADPARAPAMRAYMRGQFDFLGVAAPLRRRAAGAWIRSHDAAGPDGWLALAEALWRQPEREFHYVALDLLARHAAALPASALPRLLALATANAWWDTVDGLAAWAVGPLVRSRRELQADMDGLAGDADFWLRRVAILHQLYWKRETDAARLFRYCGANAADPEFFIRKAIGWALREYGYTDAEAVRSFVAATALSPLSRREALKRIQ; this is encoded by the coding sequence ATGGCCCCGAGCGCCGAGCCGACCGAACTGCGCGCCCTGCTGAGCGCCGCCGCCGACCCGGCGCGCGCGCCGGCGATGCGCGCCTATATGCGCGGGCAGTTCGACTTTCTCGGCGTCGCCGCCCCGCTCAGGCGCCGGGCCGCCGGCGCGTGGATCCGCTCGCACGACGCGGCCGGCCCCGACGGCTGGCTGGCGCTGGCCGAAGCGCTGTGGCGGCAGCCCGAGCGCGAGTTCCACTACGTGGCGCTGGACCTGCTGGCCCGCCACGCCGCCGCGCTGCCGGCCTCGGCGCTGCCCAGGCTGCTGGCGCTGGCGACGGCCAACGCCTGGTGGGACACCGTCGACGGCCTGGCCGCCTGGGCGGTCGGCCCGCTGGTGCGGAGCCGGCGCGAGCTGCAGGCCGATATGGACGGGCTGGCCGGCGACGCCGACTTCTGGCTGCGCCGCGTCGCCATCCTGCACCAGTTATATTGGAAGCGCGAAACCGACGCGGCGCGGCTGTTCCGCTACTGCGGCGCCAATGCCGCCGATCCTGAATTCTTCATCCGCAAGGCGATAGGCTGGGCCTTGCGCGAGTACGGCTACACCGACGCCGAAGCCGTCCGCAGCTTCGTCGCCGCCACCGCGCTGTCGCCGCTATCGCGGCGCGAAGCGCTGAAACGAATCCAATAG
- a CDS encoding histidinol-phosphate transaminase gives MHYARHLEHHTIVNPFPGIAKLEAALGHKVVCRLGANESMAKPDSPLLAEWGELLTELARLYPDPYALALRELAAERHGVEASQVLFDSGADSLILLALRLRCNAGDAVVCSAGTYPAFRYFAEGVGARILEVPYQQHGVGLRPDLARLCEVAHAERAVVLYLANPDNPTGHYWSAADILALRQQLPSQTLLILDEAYVDFCVDPQDAPPAGAMANTLRLRTLSKAYGLAGLRVGFALAPADIIAKADQIRPQYALSGLAQHAARRVLEDPDYSVQLVQATLQLRDKLDAALRARDLTVLPSHTNFVAVVYPNATAAEAIQRCLLADGIAVHRPPHPALRHLLRVTAQPPALSSKVLDALAGHR, from the coding sequence ATGCACTACGCGCGCCACCTGGAACACCATACCATCGTCAACCCGTTTCCCGGCATCGCCAAGCTCGAAGCGGCGCTGGGGCACAAGGTGGTCTGCCGCCTGGGCGCCAACGAAAGCATGGCCAAGCCCGATTCGCCGCTATTGGCCGAATGGGGCGAGCTGCTGACCGAGCTGGCGCGGCTGTATCCGGACCCGTACGCGCTGGCCCTGCGCGAGCTGGCCGCCGAGCGCCACGGCGTCGAAGCGAGCCAGGTGCTGTTCGACAGCGGCGCCGACAGCCTGATCCTGCTGGCGCTGCGGCTGCGCTGCAATGCCGGCGACGCGGTGGTATGCAGCGCCGGCACCTATCCCGCTTTCCGCTACTTCGCCGAGGGCGTCGGCGCGCGCATCCTGGAAGTGCCGTACCAGCAGCACGGCGTCGGGCTGCGCCCCGACCTTGCCCGGCTGTGCGAGGTGGCGCACGCCGAACGCGCCGTCGTGCTGTATCTGGCCAATCCCGACAACCCGACCGGCCACTACTGGTCCGCCGCCGACATCCTGGCCCTGCGCCAGCAGCTGCCGTCGCAAACGCTGCTGATCCTGGACGAGGCCTATGTCGATTTCTGCGTCGATCCGCAGGACGCGCCGCCGGCCGGCGCGATGGCCAATACGCTGCGGCTGCGCACGCTGTCCAAGGCTTACGGCCTGGCCGGCCTGCGCGTCGGCTTCGCGCTGGCGCCGGCCGACATCATCGCCAAGGCCGACCAGATCCGTCCGCAGTACGCGCTGTCCGGCCTGGCCCAGCACGCGGCGCGGCGAGTGCTGGAAGACCCGGACTACAGCGTCCAGCTGGTGCAGGCCACGCTGCAGCTGCGCGACAAGCTGGACGCGGCGCTGCGCGCCCGCGACCTGACCGTGCTGCCGTCGCACACCAACTTCGTCGCCGTTGTCTATCCGAACGCCACCGCCGCCGAGGCGATCCAGCGCTGCCTGCTGGCCGACGGCATCGCGGTGCACCGCCCGCCGCACCCGGCCCTGCGCCATCTGCTGCGCGTCACCGCCCAGCCGCCGGCGCTGTCGAGCAAGGTGCTGGACGCGCTGGCCGGCCACCGCTGA
- a CDS encoding molybdopterin-dependent oxidoreductase: MDDDALRRRAVLKGGLAAAALLALPGRVRAAWLDQGFDNGWRELVPYPQKMPLLRITTRPVHLETPFSQFDRGLITPNEAVFVRYHLAGHPLDIDPAAHTLTIAGKVSRPLTLTLAELKKRFETVRQTVVMQCAGNGRGLSQPRVQGAQLGNGSMACVEMAGARLADVLAAAGVDDGARQIAYRGTDQPALEATPSFVRSLDLADALRPEAMIAWEMNGRPLPVLNGYPLRLVVPGFYAAYWMKHLSRIDVLDHVFDGWFASQAYVVPDTPDNGVPPGTRPDRTVRLTRMKVRSFITNFSDGDIAPAGQLALRGIAFDGGSGIRRVDVSADGGASWLPARLGKDAGRFAFRPWTLTLDDVKPGPLTLMARATANDGQVQPAAQPWNPGGYARDVIERLDIIVTEAGR, translated from the coding sequence ATGGACGACGATGCGCTGCGCCGACGCGCGGTACTGAAGGGCGGCCTCGCCGCCGCCGCGCTGCTGGCGCTGCCGGGCCGGGTCCGCGCCGCCTGGCTGGACCAGGGCTTCGACAACGGCTGGCGCGAGCTGGTCCCATACCCGCAGAAGATGCCGCTATTGCGCATCACCACCCGGCCGGTCCATCTGGAAACGCCGTTCTCCCAGTTCGATCGCGGCCTGATCACCCCCAACGAGGCGGTGTTCGTCCGCTACCACCTGGCCGGCCATCCGCTGGACATCGACCCCGCCGCCCACACGCTGACGATAGCCGGCAAGGTGAGCCGGCCGCTGACGCTGACATTGGCGGAGCTGAAAAAGCGCTTCGAGACGGTGAGGCAGACGGTGGTGATGCAGTGCGCCGGCAACGGCCGCGGCCTGTCGCAGCCCAGGGTGCAGGGCGCGCAGCTCGGCAACGGCTCGATGGCCTGCGTCGAGATGGCCGGCGCGCGGCTGGCCGACGTGCTGGCCGCCGCCGGCGTCGACGACGGCGCGCGCCAGATCGCCTATCGCGGCACAGACCAGCCGGCGCTGGAGGCAACGCCGTCCTTCGTCCGCTCGCTGGACCTCGCCGACGCGCTGCGGCCGGAGGCGATGATAGCGTGGGAGATGAACGGCCGGCCGCTGCCGGTGCTGAACGGCTATCCGCTGCGCCTGGTGGTGCCGGGCTTCTACGCCGCCTACTGGATGAAGCATCTGTCCCGCATCGACGTGCTCGACCATGTGTTCGACGGCTGGTTCGCCAGCCAGGCCTATGTGGTGCCCGACACGCCGGACAACGGCGTGCCGCCCGGAACCAGGCCGGACAGGACGGTGAGGCTGACCCGGATGAAGGTGCGCAGCTTCATCACCAATTTCTCCGACGGCGACATCGCGCCGGCGGGCCAGCTGGCGCTGCGCGGCATCGCCTTCGACGGCGGCAGCGGCATCCGCCGGGTCGACGTCTCCGCCGACGGCGGCGCGAGCTGGCTGCCGGCCCGGCTGGGAAAGGACGCCGGCCGTTTCGCGTTCCGGCCGTGGACGCTGACGCTGGACGACGTGAAGCCGGGACCGCTGACGCTGATGGCACGCGCCACCGCCAACGACGGCCAGGTCCAGCCCGCGGCCCAGCCGTGGAATCCAGGCGGCTACGCCCGCGACGTGATCGAGCGGCTGGACATCATCGTCACCGAGGCCGGACGATGA
- a CDS encoding tetratricopeptide repeat protein, translating into MNTISTFPSLFRPARLASLLCALALAPQFPVQAAETPASQALAPQAAAAPLAEQAYQLMMSGQQAKAHELYLQAAAMGNRRALSTLAESYGRNRNGFLKSPSVKKDYPRLLGLLERAARYPEPEGSGYWLQSDYAVLLATAPAPYRDAKRGGQLLEQLMRQHPSIAECYLLGQMHEEGRGFAADGQQAVYWYQKALSADASYAPPYIQRALSRLYRTGAANLPPDAKKAREWADKAKRNPGYQS; encoded by the coding sequence ATGAACACGATTTCTACATTCCCGTCCCTGTTCCGCCCGGCCCGCCTGGCCTCCTTGCTGTGCGCGCTGGCGCTGGCGCCGCAATTCCCGGTCCAGGCCGCCGAGACGCCGGCTTCCCAGGCGCTGGCGCCGCAAGCGGCCGCCGCGCCGCTGGCCGAACAGGCCTACCAGCTGATGATGTCCGGCCAGCAAGCCAAGGCCCACGAGCTGTATCTGCAGGCCGCCGCGATGGGCAACCGCCGCGCGCTGTCGACCTTGGCGGAAAGCTACGGCCGCAACCGAAACGGCTTTCTGAAATCGCCGTCGGTGAAAAAGGACTACCCGCGCCTGCTCGGCCTGCTGGAGCGCGCCGCGCGCTATCCGGAACCGGAGGGCAGCGGCTACTGGCTGCAGAGCGACTACGCGGTGCTGCTGGCCACCGCGCCGGCGCCGTACCGCGACGCCAAGCGCGGCGGTCAGTTGCTGGAGCAACTGATGCGACAGCATCCGTCGATTGCAGAATGTTATCTGCTCGGCCAGATGCACGAAGAGGGCCGGGGCTTCGCCGCCGATGGCCAGCAGGCCGTCTACTGGTACCAGAAGGCCTTGAGCGCCGACGCCAGCTACGCGCCGCCGTACATCCAGCGCGCGCTGTCGCGGCTGTACCGCACCGGCGCCGCCAATCTGCCGCCGGACGCCAAGAAGGCGCGCGAGTGGGCCGACAAGGCCAAGCGCAATCCCGGCTACCAGTCCTGA
- a CDS encoding 5-(carboxyamino)imidazole ribonucleotide synthase — MAAILPPAMLGILGGGQLGRMFVVAAKTMGYRVTVLDPDENAPAAAYADRHLRAPYNDPAALRELADSCAAVTTEFENVNADAMRELARRTRVSPSGDCVAVAQDRIAEKAWINKAGLPTAPYLAIESVEDIQVDLSPYLPGILKTARLGYDGKGQARVQTAAEARAAYANLGGQACVLEKMLDLQLEVSAIVTRVSPAQSAVFPVAENLHKDGILDESIVPARIAPALARQAQDMARQLAEALDYVGVLAVEFFVLADDSLVVNEIAPRPHNSGHYTLTACLTDQFQQQVRAMCGLLPGRTDLLSPVAMVNLLGDVWKEDGREPNWDVLMEAPNVQLHLYGKKNARPGRKMGHFNVMAASADEALEQARALKDTL; from the coding sequence ATGGCCGCCATCCTGCCGCCGGCGATGCTCGGCATACTCGGCGGCGGCCAGCTGGGCCGCATGTTCGTCGTCGCCGCCAAGACCATGGGCTACCGCGTCACCGTGCTGGACCCGGACGAGAACGCCCCCGCCGCCGCCTACGCCGACCGCCATCTTCGCGCGCCGTACAACGACCCCGCCGCGCTGCGCGAGCTGGCCGACAGCTGCGCCGCCGTCACCACCGAATTCGAGAACGTCAACGCCGACGCGATGCGCGAGCTGGCGCGCCGTACCCGCGTGTCGCCGTCCGGCGACTGCGTCGCCGTCGCCCAGGACCGCATCGCCGAAAAGGCGTGGATCAACAAGGCCGGCCTGCCCACCGCGCCCTACCTGGCGATCGAAAGCGTCGAGGACATCCAGGTCGACCTCTCGCCCTACCTGCCCGGCATCCTGAAGACCGCCCGTCTCGGCTACGACGGCAAGGGCCAGGCGCGGGTGCAGACCGCGGCCGAGGCGCGCGCCGCCTACGCCAATCTCGGCGGCCAGGCCTGCGTGCTGGAAAAGATGCTGGACCTGCAGCTGGAAGTGTCGGCCATCGTCACCCGCGTCAGCCCGGCGCAGAGCGCGGTGTTCCCGGTGGCGGAAAACCTCCACAAGGACGGCATACTCGACGAATCCATCGTGCCGGCGCGCATCGCCCCGGCGCTGGCGCGGCAGGCGCAGGACATGGCCAGGCAGCTGGCCGAGGCGCTCGACTACGTCGGCGTGCTGGCGGTGGAATTCTTCGTGCTCGCCGATGACAGCCTGGTGGTCAACGAGATCGCCCCGCGCCCGCACAACTCCGGCCACTACACGCTGACCGCCTGTCTGACCGACCAGTTCCAGCAGCAGGTGCGCGCGATGTGCGGCCTGCTGCCGGGCCGCACCGACCTGCTCAGCCCGGTGGCGATGGTGAATTTGCTCGGCGACGTGTGGAAAGAGGACGGCCGCGAGCCAAACTGGGACGTGCTGATGGAGGCGCCCAACGTCCAACTGCACCTGTACGGCAAGAAAAACGCGCGGCCGGGCCGCAAAATGGGCCATTTCAACGTGATGGCCGCCAGCGCCGACGAGGCGCTGGAACAGGCCAGGGCGCTGAAGGACACCTTGTAG
- a CDS encoding GNAT family N-acetyltransferase: protein MSAAQAILDTPRLRLLPADPARAPAVLDYQLRNRAHLEPWNPTASQQFYTASHWAMQLRQAVRSWEDGVSARFLLATQAEPDRVIGTVGFSNIVRGVFQACHLGYGIDRAYEGQGLMREALQAAIAFAFDDLRLHRIQANYQPHNLRSAALLKRLGFVIEGQAKHYLFLDGAWRDHVLTSLIHPDFDSRALLG, encoded by the coding sequence ATGTCCGCCGCCCAAGCCATACTCGACACCCCCCGCCTCCGGCTATTGCCGGCCGATCCCGCCCGGGCGCCGGCCGTGCTCGATTACCAGCTGCGCAACCGCGCCCACCTGGAACCGTGGAACCCTACCGCCAGCCAGCAGTTCTACACCGCCTCCCACTGGGCGATGCAACTGCGCCAGGCCGTCCGCAGCTGGGAAGACGGCGTCAGCGCGCGTTTCCTGCTGGCGACGCAGGCCGAGCCAGACCGCGTCATCGGCACCGTCGGTTTCAGCAACATCGTCCGCGGCGTGTTCCAGGCCTGCCATCTCGGCTACGGCATAGACCGAGCCTACGAGGGCCAGGGCCTGATGCGCGAGGCCTTGCAGGCGGCCATCGCCTTCGCCTTCGACGACTTGCGGCTGCACCGCATCCAGGCCAACTACCAGCCGCACAACCTCCGCAGCGCGGCGTTGCTGAAACGGCTGGGCTTTGTCATCGAGGGCCAGGCCAAGCACTACCTGTTTCTCGACGGCGCCTGGCGCGACCATGTGCTGACCTCGCTGATCCACCCCGATTTCGACAGCCGCGCCCTGCTGGGCTGA
- a CDS encoding phosphoribosylaminoimidazolesuccinocarboxamide synthase, which yields MTGLNTTHLKSLNKIYSGKVRDLYEIDDKRMLMIATDRLSAFDVILDDPIPAKGQILTAISNFWFDKLKDVVPNHLTGDKPEDVVSAEDLPQVEGRAVVAKRLKAVPIEAVVRGYLAGSGWKEYQQSGSVCGIALPAGLREADKLPEPIFTPSTKAAVGDHDENIDFARCEAIVGKELAVKVRDTAILLYQAASEYAATRGIIICDTKFEFGLDEDGTLTLMDEALTPDSSRFWPADSYRPGSNPPSFDKQFVRDWLEASGWNKQAPAPAVPLDVREKTAAKYREALQRLAG from the coding sequence ATGACCGGACTGAACACCACCCATCTGAAGAGCCTGAACAAGATCTACTCCGGCAAGGTGCGCGACCTCTACGAGATCGACGACAAGCGCATGCTGATGATCGCCACCGACAGGCTGTCCGCCTTCGACGTGATCCTGGACGATCCGATTCCGGCCAAGGGCCAGATCCTGACCGCGATCTCCAATTTCTGGTTCGACAAGCTGAAGGACGTGGTGCCCAATCACCTGACCGGCGACAAGCCGGAAGACGTGGTGTCGGCGGAGGACCTGCCGCAGGTCGAGGGCCGCGCCGTCGTCGCCAAGCGCCTGAAGGCCGTGCCGATCGAGGCGGTGGTGCGCGGCTACCTGGCCGGTTCCGGCTGGAAGGAATACCAACAGTCCGGCTCGGTCTGCGGCATCGCGCTGCCGGCCGGCCTCAGGGAGGCGGACAAGCTGCCCGAGCCTATCTTCACCCCGTCCACCAAGGCGGCGGTCGGCGACCACGACGAGAACATCGACTTCGCGCGATGCGAGGCCATCGTCGGCAAGGAATTGGCGGTCAAGGTGCGCGACACCGCCATCCTGCTGTACCAGGCGGCGTCCGAATACGCCGCGACGCGCGGCATCATCATCTGCGACACCAAGTTCGAGTTCGGCCTGGACGAGGACGGCACGCTGACGCTGATGGACGAGGCGCTGACGCCGGACTCCAGCCGCTTCTGGCCGGCCGACAGCTACCGGCCGGGCAGCAATCCGCCGTCGTTCGACAAGCAGTTCGTCCGCGACTGGCTGGAAGCCTCGGGCTGGAACAAGCAGGCCCCGGCGCCGGCGGTGCCGCTGGATGTGCGCGAGAAGACCGCCGCCAAGTACCGCGAGGCGCTGCAACGGCTGGCCGGCTGA
- a CDS encoding sulfite:cytochrome C oxidoreductase subunit B — MRAALLLTLLLAGPAGAASISLPNETAMLPDSGHPGYLPALQRCLICHSADYIALQPDFDEARWRAIVDKMRLAFKAPVPAEEAAPIAAYLADAQRRRLLRPHPPKP; from the coding sequence ATGAGGGCCGCGCTGCTGTTGACGCTGCTGCTGGCCGGCCCCGCCGGCGCGGCAAGCATCTCGCTGCCGAACGAGACGGCGATGCTGCCGGACAGCGGCCATCCCGGCTATCTGCCGGCGCTGCAGCGCTGCCTGATCTGCCACTCCGCCGACTACATCGCGCTGCAGCCGGATTTCGACGAGGCGCGCTGGCGCGCCATCGTCGACAAGATGCGGCTGGCGTTCAAGGCGCCGGTCCCGGCGGAGGAGGCGGCACCGATCGCCGCCTATCTGGCCGACGCCCAGCGCCGCCGGCTGCTGCGGCCGCATCCGCCCAAGCCCTGA
- a CDS encoding MBL fold metallo-hydrolase gives MPAQIASFYDAATGTISHIVHDHPGGHAAVVDPVLDFDPRSGRTGHGSADRLLAFLAERRLTLQWILETHAHADHLSAAAYLKRQAGGSLAIGRRITEVQAIFGRVFNLEPAFRSDGSQFDRLFDDGETFHIGELEATVLALPGHTPADVGYRVGDAVFVGDTLFMPDVGTARCDFPGGDARELYRSIRRLLALPDATRLLLCHDYPPPGREAAWCATVAEQRRANLHARDGVDEADFVAMRAARDQTLAMPQLLLPAVQVNIRAGALPPAEDNGVRYLKLPLDAL, from the coding sequence ATGCCCGCGCAGATAGCCAGCTTCTACGACGCCGCCACCGGCACCATCAGCCACATCGTCCACGACCATCCCGGCGGCCATGCCGCGGTGGTCGATCCGGTGCTGGACTTCGATCCCCGCTCCGGCCGCACCGGCCACGGCTCGGCCGACCGGCTGCTGGCCTTCCTGGCCGAGCGGCGGCTGACGCTGCAATGGATACTGGAAACCCACGCCCATGCCGATCATCTGTCGGCGGCGGCCTATTTGAAGCGGCAGGCCGGCGGCAGCCTGGCGATAGGCCGCCGCATCACCGAGGTGCAGGCCATCTTCGGCCGCGTGTTCAATCTGGAGCCGGCGTTTCGCAGCGACGGCTCGCAGTTCGACCGGCTGTTCGACGACGGCGAGACCTTCCATATCGGCGAGCTGGAGGCCACGGTGCTGGCGCTGCCCGGCCATACGCCGGCCGACGTCGGCTACCGCGTCGGCGACGCGGTCTTCGTCGGCGACACGCTGTTCATGCCCGATGTCGGCACCGCCCGCTGCGACTTTCCCGGCGGCGACGCCCGCGAGCTGTACCGCTCGATCCGCCGGTTGCTGGCCTTGCCGGACGCCACCCGGCTGCTGCTGTGCCACGACTATCCGCCGCCGGGCCGCGAGGCGGCGTGGTGCGCGACGGTGGCCGAGCAGCGCCGCGCCAATCTGCATGCGCGCGACGGCGTCGACGAGGCGGACTTCGTCGCGATGCGCGCGGCGCGCGACCAGACGCTGGCGATGCCGCAATTGCTGCTGCCGGCGGTGCAGGTCAATATCCGCGCCGGCGCGCTGCCGCCGGCCGAGGACAACGGCGTGCGCTATCTGAAGCTGCCGCTGGACGCGCTGTGA
- a CDS encoding CPBP family intramembrane glutamic endopeptidase, producing MFTLSTLTLAAYGLMALGLIAASLRQEAPGWIALTTSAMVALAAGVLQPLGLLAAVIVAGLTLALRRYPRPELYLVWIAALLALAVHALPGFDNPLLWQGKASAASAPYRLFWSYDKGLAGLLLLLNLARAPLPERQLGWPAAAVGALALLFVFGIASAVGVIGFAPKWPDWLLPWLLANCFLVSLVEEAFFRAGVQRWLELRTEPFAALMAASLLFGLAHLAGGWAWVGLATLAGIGYGLIYAARRQLWLAVLAHLGFNTLQLLLFTYPKLA from the coding sequence ATGTTCACGCTTTCCACCCTGACGCTGGCCGCCTACGGCCTGATGGCGCTGGGCCTGATCGCCGCCAGCCTGCGCCAGGAAGCGCCCGGCTGGATCGCGCTGACCACCAGCGCGATGGTGGCGCTGGCCGCCGGCGTGCTGCAGCCGCTGGGCCTGCTGGCCGCGGTCATCGTCGCCGGCCTGACGCTGGCGCTGCGCCGCTACCCGCGGCCGGAGCTGTACCTGGTGTGGATAGCCGCGCTGTTGGCGCTGGCCGTGCACGCGCTGCCCGGCTTCGACAATCCCTTGCTGTGGCAGGGCAAGGCCAGCGCCGCCAGCGCGCCGTACCGGCTGTTCTGGAGCTACGACAAGGGCCTGGCCGGCCTGCTGCTGTTGCTGAATCTCGCCCGCGCGCCGCTGCCCGAACGGCAGCTGGGCTGGCCGGCGGCGGCCGTAGGCGCCTTGGCGCTACTGTTCGTGTTCGGCATCGCCTCCGCCGTCGGCGTCATAGGCTTCGCGCCGAAATGGCCGGACTGGCTGCTGCCGTGGCTGCTGGCCAACTGCTTCCTGGTATCGCTGGTGGAGGAGGCCTTCTTCCGCGCCGGCGTCCAGCGCTGGCTGGAGTTGCGCACCGAACCGTTCGCCGCGCTGATGGCGGCGTCGCTGCTGTTCGGCCTGGCCCATCTGGCCGGCGGCTGGGCCTGGGTGGGCCTGGCCACGCTGGCCGGCATAGGCTACGGCCTGATCTACGCCGCGCGGCGCCAGCTGTGGCTGGCGGTGCTGGCCCATCTGGGCTTCAACACGCTGCAGCTATTGTTGTTCACCTATCCGAAACTGGCTTGA